The genomic region CGACCTTCGGCGGCACGGCAAACCCAAATCCCTTCGCGACCTTCTTCAGATCGAGGCTGTAGATATTGAAGACGGAGCGGAGAGAATGTGATGCGTAGGCTTGGAGGTATGAGCGGTAGCCATCTTTGGCGGACTGTGAGGGCGATGTTAGCGTTTGTTTCTAAGCAGGATGAGTGCGACGTGGACATACCTTGTTGAGATAGTAGTTCTTGCCAATCAACATCTCGAGCTGACTCTGAATATCCAAAATCTTCTTCGGCGGGATCTCGAACTCCACCAGCGGGACCTTGGCTTCCTTCAAATGATTCAAGAACCCAACCTCGCTCGGCTGGAGGAACATCAACGACTTGCCCTTCGCATTGGCGCCCCGTGCTGTTCGTCCGACACGGTGGATATAGTCTCGCGGGTCATCAGGTGGGTCGAACTGCACGATCCAGTCCACGGCGGGAATGTCAAGACCTCGTGCTGCGACGTCTGTGCAGATCAGGGTGCCGTGCTTCGCGTTGCAGAATTCGAAGAATGTGTTGGTGCGCTTTTGTTGTTTCTGCTTGCCGTGTAAATCGAGTACTGGTAGGTCGATGTAGTTGAGGAGTTCCGAGTAGTACTTGACGCAGTTGCAACTGCTAAAGAAGACGATGATCTTCTTGTTCGGGTGGCGTTTCAAAAAGGTGAAGAGGAGACGGAATCGCATGTCGGAGTCGCACATGACATATCCCTGCTCGAGTCCGGCCACGGTACTGTGCTCTTCTGCGTGGTCGACGTTGATGAAAAGTGGTCCCGGTCGTAACGATATCCGTGCCAGATCCTCGACCTTCGTAGTCTGTGTCGCAGAGAAAAGCATTGTCTGTCGATCTTCTTTGGGCAGAATCTTCACAATCTGGCGCATCTCATCTTCGAACCCAACCTCCAGGATGCGGTCCGCCTCATCGATGACAAGTGCCTTGACGTTCTTGAACACGAACCCTTGTGTGTTCTGCAAATGATCAAGTAGCCGTCCAGGTGTCGCAATGAGCAAATTCACACCCTTCGCGAGCTTCTCAGCCTCTGCTCTTCGATTCGCACCACCAATGACAATGCCAAACGTCTGCGAGTGATGCTCCATCAACTCTCGTGCCACACCAAAGATCTGCAGCGCAAGCTCTCTCGTAGGCGACACCACAATCACACCAGTGCCATTTCGCGGCTTGAAACGCAGCGAGTGCAGCATTTCCACTGCGGGTATCAAGAATGCCAACGTCTTTCCAGAGCCCGTTTTGGCCGCTCCAAGCACGTCTCTGCCAGCTAAAAGCGGTGGAATACCTCGTCGCTGGATCTCGGTCATGGTGTCGAATGGCATGTCGGTGATGGCCTTCATCGTTCGCTCGGAGAGGTTCAGCTCGGTGAACTTTTGCGGTTCGGCTTTCGTTTCTGGCAGAGAGACGCCCAACGCTGAGGGTAGGTCGGAAGGTGCGCCCAGGTCGCCATTGGTGTGTGTTTCTGCGGCATCATCCTTCTCGTCGTCTTGCTCTTCGGCGTCGCCGTTGACTTTCACATCGTCGCCGCCATCTTCATTCTCAGACTCGAAGCCTGTGAAgtcgtcttctactacttcCGCCTCCGCGCCAGCAGCCGCATCTTTCAGTTCCTGATTGACCTGCTCTTCGGCGCCAATCTCTTCTTCGTGTGCTTCTTGCGGCTCTTCTTCTTCGACCTGCTCTTTCTCCTTCCTGCGCTCTTTCTTGTCCTTCTTATCCTTCTtcgacttcttcttcttcggcTCTTCCCTCTCATCCACCTCCACACCATTCGTTTCCGCCCCCACCTCCGCCTTCACCTTGTTCGCCTTCGGCGCCTTCGACGACTGCACCTCAGGTTTATCATCCTCCTCCGCCACATCCACCTGCTTGCGCTTTTTATGCTCCTTCTTCGCTTTCTTCCTCGCCTGCGCCTCAACCTCTTGGTCCTCCGCCTCGTCGGCCTCGGGTGATGGTAGCGCGCCAGACATCAGGGCAGGCTTATTGCTATGCTTTCGCTTTCGCTTCTGCGTCGAGTCGGAGATGAATTCTTTGGACATTGTGAGGTTGTGCGGATAGAGATGCGACAAGGAAGACATGCTGCACATAATGCTGCGACAATGCTGGGAAACCCAGAACTTTTTTGGAGGGAAGATCTTTCCGCCGAGGGCCAAGAGTTCGTAGAGAAACAGCAGGGATAAGAAGTCTAAATCTAAGGGTGGGACTTGCCGAGAGCCGACGAAATCTCCCACGGAAAGAACATCGATGGCGATGGCGATGGCCCACGTCTGTCTCATGATATGTGACTACACACACAGTGACAAACAGCCAAGCGTGACAGCCATCAGCAACAGCGCAATCTCGGCAAGCTGACCAAGGAACATCGTCAAGGCAAGAATCATCATACCAGCTATGTAGCATAAAAGGCGCATCGCGTTTGTGCTTCCTGGGGTATCACTATGTTTGTCCTGTTCCACCTACAACGCCATCACCACCCATCTCATGAAACCCATGGTGAATGCCTCATACCGAATAGCCGTGAGCCATGTTCCTCCTTTTGATATGCGCCTGTGTTCGCCCGTGATAATGATACATTGCGCCGATTTCTGCTCCTTTCCTTCCTAAATCGAACGTCTAACATCGGACTAACGCCGACGTTGTGCTGTGTAGTTGATGTGCTGCGAGGGATCATGAGTGACACCGAAGAGGTATGCCAATTCTTGAACACCGAGACGACCCAGCTGTGCAGCCTGCTGCTCGTCGAGTGCCTCGGAGATGAGCGCTCGCTTCTTTTCCTGCAGAGCGATGATGCGATCTTCGACtgtgtccttgatcaagaGGCGGTGCACCTTGACCTCGCGACGCTGGCCGAGACGGTGAGCGCGATCAATGGCTTGTTCCTCGATGTAAGGATTCCAGAAAGGATCGAGGATGATGACTTGGCTGGCCATGTTGAGGTTCAGACCCGCGTTTCCAGCCTTGAGCGAGACCAGCATGACGCGAACGTTCTTGCGTGGGTCACGGAAGTCATCAACCGCATCGCCTCGCATCGCCGCTGACATGCTTCCGTCGTATCGGCGGTAGCCAATGCCAGCTTGATCGATGGGTACCTCGAGAAGATCCAGCAACGATGTCCACTGACTGAAGATGAGGACCTGCTCTCCCTCCTTGTCATCCATAATCTCGCTGAGGATTTCCATCGTCTTGTCGATCTTGGCTGAGCTTTGCCAGTCTTTCCTTAGACGACGCAGATACTTCTTCTTGGCTGCCTTGTTCCGTGTCGCTTGCTTCTTGAGCTCGGCTAGAGTCACGGTCGACTTGATCTTCTTGCCCTTCTTCTTGGCCTTGCCTTTTCCTTTCTTGTCCTTATTCTTCCCCTTGGCTTTCGACGATGGTCCAGCAACATCTCCTTCTTGATTCGTGCTCTCTTTCTTCACAGGCTTAACATCCAAGTCATCATCCGTTTCGTCGTCATCATCTGCCTGTTCAGGCTCTTCGTCATCGTCGACAATGAAATCTTTCAGATCCGCACCGTCATCGTCGCCATCTGACTCGACCTCAGTGTCACTGTCGTCCTCTGTCTCGCTCTCATTATGATCATGTGCGCCCTCTGCCTCGCGTTCGGCCTCGGTAAGCATCTCGGGCCAGTGTACGCGCTTGAAGCTGTTGAAATCTGTGAGACGCTTCGCATCAATCTGACCTCGACACGTCGGACATCGTGCACCCCGACCCTCGTCGCCATGTTGCACGGCGTTGGCCGGATCTGCGATCTTCGAGAAACACTCTGAGCAAGTGTCATGCCCACATGGTATGAATATCGCGGGGTTAGTGGTAACATCATAGCACACTGGGCACTCAAAATTGCCATCCGATTCCTTGATCCGCGCCACGACTGGATCTGCTAGCTGCTTCGCAAGCTCAACCAGCTGATCTACTCCAAGGTCGGCAGCAGCCGCAACGCCGAAGTCCTTGAGAAGATGCGGGTGACAACATGCCTGGCGCAGACGAAGCAACAGTACAAGGATTGCAGAATACTGTGTGCCGACAGTACCTTTCCTGAGGTACTTGTTGAATTGAAGTTGAGTCCTCTCTTCGATTGACCTATAGAAGGTACGTTCTTCTTCATCGAACTCTGGGTTGTCGATGAGCACGTACTTCTCCGGCAAGACCAAGATCGGCTTGCCTTCAAAGGTGCTTTTCTTGGTGCGGCGCAACATGACAGACTTGCACACCGCTTGAAGCATGCGCATTGCCTTGTTGCGGGTGTTTTCGTTCTGTTGGCGCAGAGGCATGTTGATCTCC from Fulvia fulva chromosome 10, complete sequence harbors:
- a CDS encoding ATP-dependent RNA helicase HAS1 — protein: MCSMSSLSHLYPHNLTMSKEFISDSTQKRKRKHSNKPALMSGALPSPEADEAEDQEVEAQARKKAKKEHKKRKQVDVAEEDDKPEVQSSKAPKANKVKAEVGAETNGVEVDEREEPKKKKSKKDKKDKKERRKEKEQVEEEEPQEAHEEEIGAEEQVNQELKDAAAGAEAEVVEDDFTGFESENEDGGDDVKVNGDAEEQDDEKDDAAETHTNGDLGAPSDLPSALGVSLPETKAEPQKFTELNLSERTMKAITDMPFDTMTEIQRRGIPPLLAGRDVLGAAKTGSGKTLAFLIPAVEMLHSLRFKPRNGTGVIVVSPTRELALQIFGVARELMEHHSQTFGIVIGGANRRAEAEKLAKGVNLLIATPGRLLDHLQNTQGFVFKNVKALVIDEADRILEVGFEDEMRQIVKILPKEDRQTMLFSATQTTKVEDLARISLRPGPLFINVDHAEEHSTVAGLEQGYVMCDSDMRFRLLFTFLKRHPNKKIIVFFSSCNCVKYYSELLNYIDLPVLDLHGKQKQQKRTNTFFEFCNAKHGTLICTDVAARGLDIPAVDWIVQFDPPDDPRDYIHRVGRTARGANAKGKSLMFLQPSEVGFLNHLKEAKVPLVEFEIPPKKILDIQSQLEMLIGKNYYLNKSAKDGYRSYLQAYASHSLRSVFNIYSLDLKKVAKGFGFAVPPKVDINLGASMKKPDQARRAYGSQPKQKFSQGKRRQ